A portion of the Candidatus Zixiibacteriota bacterium genome contains these proteins:
- a CDS encoding T9SS type A sorting domain-containing protein gives MDPLFVDEDNNNFRLQDDSPCRNSGRYDGDRGALFEISSIESERDQPDNFILANNYPNPFNASTIIEYSLQKQSFVTIEIYDILGRCAATLVSEEKSAGSYQIAWHANNQSSGVYFYSIKTDGFVQTKKMTLLK, from the coding sequence ATGGATCCGCTTTTTGTCGATGAAGACAACAACAATTTCCGTTTACAGGATGATTCTCCCTGTAGAAATTCCGGCCGTTATGACGGTGATAGAGGGGCATTATTCGAGATTTCCTCTATCGAATCTGAAAGAGATCAACCTGACAACTTTATACTGGCAAACAACTATCCTAATCCGTTTAACGCTTCTACTATTATCGAATACAGTTTACAGAAACAATCTTTTGTAACTATCGAAATTTATGATATACTTGGCCGCTGTGCAGCTACTCTCGTAAGCGAAGAAAAATCTGCTGGCTCTTATCAAATTGCCTGGCATGCAAACAATCAATCATCCGGCGTATATTTTTACAGCATTAAAACAGATGGTTTTGTGCAAACGAAAAAGATGACGCTGCTGAAATAA
- a CDS encoding peptidylprolyl isomerase yields the protein MRTIKLTLIAILLLTTACIFKHEQIDKDSMILASVDGKSISGAQLDSIAESSNIIISDTTNIESLKAALLDSLIDLALIDIRIDSMAAELEYDREFLDKRTNDLVNVVLKIMYQGEIVANVSIDSSEIVEYYQQNLDKFIDPEQVKAAHILIKIPPPDTAGLNSEDKKKKAIDINIEETIARAKAVYERAKKGENWDSLVVKYSQDRSNNQKGGDLGYFPRGRMVPAFDSASFAANIGDIIGPVKTSFGYHIIRIDDHKSEVQLELDKKLFDKIKTQLSRAKEKELTDKFVDSLKTNFTPVYNEEILNKPDSTLDPNEWVMIVNEKDTVFENEMQNKYPKYLRMNQITEPTINDKKNFLQEIAINPLLRAAGKSLGYYDDPKVIQVKDEVTRKEASLRVKHILRNLEYQPSEEEMEQYYKENFEKRYREKKPLHVQHIIFKDSSTALIIRDSLEAGADFKTMALKYYPGEPEIREVAYDLGYISEQELGEEFFSIVNSLDKGSISLPFKTEWGYHIAKLVDRKSDKKLNQVKPGIKRALIEQADSIVKRQVMEQWRANAEIVIDTKTLNKYKFPETIRVVEIAPKG from the coding sequence GTGAGAACAATAAAATTGACGCTAATTGCTATATTACTCTTAACTACTGCCTGTATTTTTAAGCATGAACAGATTGATAAAGATTCCATGATATTAGCCAGTGTCGATGGTAAATCGATTAGCGGCGCTCAACTCGATTCAATTGCCGAGTCATCAAATATCATTATCAGCGATACTACCAACATTGAATCGTTGAAAGCTGCTTTACTGGATTCACTAATTGACTTAGCGTTAATTGATATCAGAATAGACTCAATGGCAGCAGAACTTGAATATGACAGGGAATTTCTTGATAAACGCACAAATGATTTGGTAAATGTTGTTTTAAAGATAATGTACCAGGGAGAAATTGTTGCTAATGTCAGCATAGATTCCAGCGAAATAGTTGAGTATTATCAACAAAACCTTGATAAATTTATAGACCCCGAACAAGTTAAAGCCGCTCATATTCTGATTAAGATTCCCCCTCCCGATACAGCCGGTTTGAATTCGGAAGATAAAAAGAAAAAAGCTATCGATATAAATATCGAAGAGACAATAGCGCGGGCTAAAGCTGTTTATGAGAGGGCCAAAAAAGGCGAAAATTGGGATAGCCTGGTTGTTAAATATTCACAGGATAGAAGCAATAATCAGAAAGGCGGCGATCTGGGTTATTTCCCTCGCGGCAGAATGGTGCCTGCTTTTGATTCTGCCTCTTTTGCCGCTAATATCGGGGATATAATTGGACCGGTTAAGACCAGTTTTGGCTATCATATTATCAGGATAGACGACCATAAGTCAGAAGTACAGCTTGAGCTTGATAAAAAACTATTTGACAAAATTAAAACTCAGTTGTCTCGCGCTAAGGAAAAAGAATTAACCGATAAATTTGTCGATTCATTAAAAACTAATTTTACACCCGTTTATAATGAGGAAATACTGAACAAACCCGATAGCACACTCGACCCGAACGAGTGGGTGATGATTGTCAATGAGAAAGACACTGTATTCGAGAATGAGATGCAGAATAAATATCCGAAATATCTGCGAATGAATCAAATTACCGAGCCAACAATAAACGACAAGAAAAATTTTTTACAAGAAATTGCCATTAATCCGCTTCTTCGAGCGGCCGGAAAGAGTCTTGGTTATTACGATGACCCCAAGGTTATCCAGGTTAAGGATGAGGTTACCCGCAAAGAGGCTTCTCTTAGGGTAAAACATATATTGCGCAATCTTGAATACCAGCCCTCCGAGGAAGAGATGGAGCAATATTATAAAGAAAATTTTGAAAAACGCTATAGAGAGAAAAAACCGCTTCACGTTCAGCATATTATTTTTAAGGATTCATCGACAGCTTTAATTATAAGAGATTCGCTTGAGGCGGGCGCTGATTTTAAAACAATGGCTCTAAAATATTATCCCGGCGAACCTGAAATCAGAGAGGTTGCCTACGACCTTGGCTATATTTCCGAGCAGGAATTAGGCGAAGAATTCTTTAGTATTGTCAACAGCCTTGATAAAGGCAGCATCTCTCTGCCGTTTAAAACCGAATGGGGCTACCATATTGCAAAGCTTGTCGACCGCAAATCCGATAAAAAGCTTAACCAGGTTAAACCCGGTATCAAAAGGGCATTAATCGAGCAAGCAGATTCTATTGTGAAAAGGCAGGTTATGGAGCAGTGGCGAGCCAATGCGGAGATTGTAATAGATACTAAAACGCTGAATAAATATAAATTTCCCGAAACGATACGTGTGGTTGAAATTGCTCCCAAGGGATGA
- a CDS encoding right-handed parallel beta-helix repeat-containing protein: MKKTLLIIIMMLLMGNIPAIAYQSLWEVYDEAGGSGEYDKWLDLDPSIEYLGNLNITTGLNVYINGHGALIHGRINTGAICVSGSHLDIENCVIIDGHAGLYIGSGSSAIIKNNTITGMTDSGIRTFYIGIGANTQIYDNIITDCYYGYFGIENEIPGYIGFNTVYNTISYRYAEFCPG, from the coding sequence ATGAAAAAAACTTTACTAATCATCATCATGATGCTTTTGATGGGCAATATCCCGGCAATTGCTTATCAGAGTTTATGGGAGGTTTACGATGAGGCGGGTGGCAGTGGCGAGTACGATAAATGGCTCGATCTCGACCCCAGTATTGAATACTTGGGAAACCTAAATATCACGACCGGTTTAAACGTCTATATTAATGGACATGGTGCATTAATTCATGGTCGCATAAACACTGGAGCAATTTGTGTCAGCGGTTCTCATCTCGATATTGAAAACTGCGTTATTATAGACGGTCATGCCGGCCTCTATATTGGCTCTGGATCATCAGCCATAATTAAAAATAACACTATTACAGGGATGACGGATTCTGGAATTAGAACATTCTATATTGGCATCGGAGCTAATACACAGATATATGATAATATTATAACTGATTGCTATTATGGATATTTTGGCATCGAGAATGAGATTCCGGGTTACATAGGCTTTAATACGGTTTACAATACAATTAGCTATCGCTATGCTGAATTTTGCCCTGGCTGA